Proteins encoded in a region of the Shewanella polaris genome:
- the mrdA gene encoding penicillin-binding protein 2: MPPRKRITMHDHAAEAALFKRRALFTFVCVFLLLCILFSNLYHLQIVSYKDYETRSNDNRIRVVPTAPSRGLIYDRNGVLLAENQPYYSLELIPERVSDITATLDELNTLIELSEDERESITETLKFHRRFKPLTIKSKLTEEQVAIFSVNQYKFPGIYVEAGLKRRYPYNDLMTHVLGYVGKINSRDKGLLEKSGNWKNYAATKDIGKLGIEKFYESLLHGMPGHLEEEVNNRGRVIRTLKVTLPTPGQDIYLTLDLKLQQKAMELLDGRRGSVVAIDPRDGGVLAMVSSPTYDPNPFVHGISSKAYNELLNDKSRPLINRATQGQYSPASTIKPHVALLGLEEKIIDERTRIWDPGYWQMPGVDRKWGDWKKWGHGWVDIYHAIVESCDIFFYDLVYKVGIDRMAIFMDRFGFGKSTGIDIFEESDGVMPSRDWKRMRYNQPWYNGDTISVGIGQGYWTTTPLQLTNAVTIMANKGKRFTPHLLKSFKNNTVKIDVPIDEQPPIELKDPHNWDIINEAMRQTADKSRFTDATYTAAMKTGTAQVFSVGKDEKYNANTIAEHLRDNALVVAYAPYENPRIVLAVVLENAGWGGKNAGPLARALLDEYILRDEWAVKP; the protein is encoded by the coding sequence GTGCCGCCAAGAAAGCGCATTACCATGCATGATCACGCCGCAGAGGCAGCGTTATTTAAACGCCGTGCATTGTTCACTTTTGTCTGCGTATTCTTACTACTGTGTATATTATTTTCGAATCTTTATCACCTGCAAATTGTCTCTTATAAAGACTATGAAACTCGTTCGAATGACAACCGTATTCGTGTCGTCCCTACTGCGCCCAGCCGTGGCTTGATTTATGACCGCAATGGGGTGTTATTAGCCGAAAATCAGCCTTATTATTCTTTAGAACTTATTCCCGAAAGAGTCAGTGATATTACCGCTACCCTCGATGAGCTTAATACCCTCATTGAACTCTCTGAAGATGAGCGTGAAAGTATCACTGAAACCTTAAAGTTTCATCGTCGATTTAAGCCATTAACCATTAAAAGTAAATTAACCGAAGAACAAGTGGCTATTTTTAGTGTTAATCAATATAAATTCCCAGGGATTTATGTTGAAGCGGGTCTTAAACGTCGCTATCCCTATAATGATTTAATGACCCATGTGTTGGGATATGTCGGTAAAATTAATAGCCGAGATAAAGGCTTGCTTGAAAAAAGCGGCAACTGGAAAAACTATGCTGCAACCAAAGACATTGGCAAGCTCGGTATCGAAAAGTTTTATGAAAGCCTGCTCCACGGTATGCCTGGTCATCTCGAAGAAGAGGTCAATAACCGTGGCAGAGTGATCCGTACCCTCAAAGTTACCCTACCGACACCTGGACAAGATATTTATCTCACACTGGATCTGAAATTACAGCAAAAAGCCATGGAACTACTTGATGGTCGGCGCGGATCTGTTGTAGCTATCGACCCTAGAGATGGTGGCGTATTAGCGATGGTGTCAAGTCCAACATATGACCCAAATCCGTTTGTCCACGGTATTAGCTCAAAAGCTTATAATGAACTATTAAATGATAAATCACGGCCATTAATCAATCGTGCAACCCAAGGGCAATACTCCCCAGCATCCACTATCAAGCCTCACGTAGCGTTACTTGGTTTAGAAGAAAAAATCATTGACGAACGCACCCGAATTTGGGACCCAGGTTATTGGCAAATGCCAGGAGTAGATCGCAAATGGGGCGATTGGAAAAAATGGGGCCATGGTTGGGTTGATATTTATCATGCCATTGTAGAGTCCTGTGACATTTTCTTTTATGACCTCGTCTATAAAGTTGGCATTGATAGAATGGCAATCTTTATGGACCGTTTTGGTTTTGGCAAAAGTACTGGTATTGATATTTTTGAAGAATCAGATGGCGTTATGCCATCTCGAGACTGGAAAAGAATGCGTTACAACCAACCTTGGTATAACGGTGATACTATTTCTGTAGGTATTGGCCAAGGTTACTGGACAACTACACCATTACAACTTACTAACGCGGTTACGATTATGGCAAACAAGGGCAAACGCTTTACGCCTCATCTATTAAAATCATTCAAAAATAATACCGTCAAAATTGATGTACCCATTGATGAGCAGCCACCAATAGAGCTCAAAGACCCTCACAACTGGGACATCATTAATGAAGCGATGCGTCAAACAGCTGATAAATCGCGCTTTACCGATGCCACTTATACCGCTGCAATGAAAACCGGTACGGCACAAGTATTTAGCGTCGGCAAAGATGAAAAGTATAATGCCAATACCATTGCAGAACACTTACGAGACAATGCACTCGTTGTTGCTTACGCACCTTATGAAAACCCTCGTATTGTATTAGCTGTTGTATTAGAAAATGCAGGCTGGGGTGGTAAAAATGCAGGTCCGCTAGCAAGAGCATTGCTCGATGAATATATTTTACGAGACGAATGGGCGGTAAAACCGTGA
- the mltB gene encoding lytic murein transglycosylase B, which translates to MTKITIKIVSFALFISAFFDANAMTEIDTQAAKKAFVAAQVKQGFNQQQVEQFLASSNFDQTIIDAISKPWEAKPWYQYYPIFLTDKRLQKGLEFWQENEQAITDAAEKFNIDPQIIVAIIGIETFYGSYLGNYRVKDALYTLGFYYPPRSTFFRSEYANLMSLITEEKLDANTLKGSYAGAMGYGQFIPSSYRHYAVDFDGDGRRDLLTSKVDAIGSVANYFHQHGWQKGQPVALLLNHTSTQAPKAKVWTKEKLHYKVSDILSPSLSLANNQDIDASQAAMLIKLDQAENAEYWLGLKNFYVITRYNRSPLYAMAVYQFSQQLNAHHKSVNQYGH; encoded by the coding sequence ATGACTAAAATAACCATTAAAATTGTCAGTTTTGCATTATTCATCAGTGCCTTTTTTGACGCCAATGCAATGACCGAAATAGACACTCAGGCCGCGAAAAAAGCATTTGTGGCTGCGCAAGTAAAACAAGGATTTAATCAACAACAAGTTGAACAATTCTTAGCATCATCTAATTTCGACCAAACGATTATTGACGCAATATCAAAACCTTGGGAAGCGAAACCTTGGTATCAATACTATCCGATTTTTTTAACCGATAAACGTCTGCAAAAAGGACTCGAGTTCTGGCAGGAAAATGAGCAGGCAATTACTGACGCGGCTGAAAAGTTTAATATTGACCCGCAAATTATTGTGGCCATTATTGGTATTGAAACATTTTATGGTAGCTATCTAGGTAATTATCGCGTCAAAGATGCCTTGTACACCTTGGGCTTTTATTACCCACCGCGATCAACCTTCTTTCGCAGTGAATATGCCAACTTAATGTCTTTAATTACAGAAGAGAAACTCGATGCAAACACCTTAAAAGGTTCATATGCCGGCGCAATGGGTTACGGTCAATTTATTCCATCAAGTTACCGCCATTATGCGGTCGATTTTGATGGCGACGGTCGACGAGATTTGTTAACCAGTAAAGTCGATGCTATTGGCAGTGTCGCCAATTACTTTCATCAACATGGTTGGCAAAAAGGTCAGCCTGTCGCATTATTGCTTAATCACACATCAACCCAGGCGCCCAAAGCAAAAGTGTGGACTAAAGAAAAATTGCATTACAAGGTTTCTGACATTTTGAGTCCAAGCTTAAGCTTGGCCAATAACCAAGATATTGATGCATCACAAGCTGCGATGTTAATTAAACTCGACCAAGCAGAAAATGCTGAATATTGGCTAGGACTTAAAAACTTTTATGTGATCACTCGCTATAATCGAAGTCCATTGTACGCAATGGCGGTTTATCAGTTCAGTCAACAACTTAACGCTCATCATAAATCGGTAAATCAATATGGCCATTAA
- the rsfS gene encoding ribosome silencing factor has translation MQGTELKDFVIDKIEDLKAKNITVLDVSKQSTITDTMIICTGTSKTHVRSIGEHVIVSAKDAGVQPLGVEGRDSSEWVLVDLGSVILHVMQEQTREYYELEKLWSEHSA, from the coding sequence GTGCAAGGCACCGAACTAAAAGATTTTGTTATCGACAAAATCGAAGATTTAAAAGCAAAAAACATTACTGTTTTAGATGTATCTAAGCAGTCAACCATCACCGATACTATGATCATTTGTACTGGTACATCAAAAACACACGTTCGTTCTATTGGTGAACACGTCATCGTGTCTGCAAAAGACGCCGGAGTACAACCTCTTGGGGTTGAAGGCCGTGACAGCAGTGAATGGGTATTAGTTGATTTAGGTTCAGTTATTTTGCATGTAATGCAAGAACAAACTCGTGAGTACTACGAGCTTGAAAAACTGTGGTCTGAACACAGCGCATAA
- the rlmH gene encoding 23S rRNA (pseudouridine(1915)-N(3))-methyltransferase RlmH, producing the protein MKLQLIAVGTKMPDWVTRGFEEYQRRFPRDMALELIEIPAGKRGKNADIARILHKEGELMLAAVAKGNHIVSLDLPGKNWITPELAEQMTKWQLDGRDVSLLIGGPEGLSPACKEAANQSWCLSALTLPHPLVRVIVAESLYRAWSINNNHPYHRE; encoded by the coding sequence ATGAAGCTACAGCTCATTGCCGTTGGCACCAAAATGCCCGATTGGGTAACCCGAGGCTTCGAAGAATACCAACGCCGTTTCCCTAGAGATATGGCTTTGGAACTCATCGAAATCCCAGCAGGGAAGCGCGGAAAAAATGCCGATATCGCCCGAATTTTACATAAGGAAGGCGAGTTAATGCTAGCGGCAGTAGCCAAAGGTAACCACATTGTCAGCTTAGACTTACCCGGCAAAAACTGGATAACTCCAGAACTTGCTGAGCAAATGACAAAGTGGCAACTCGATGGTAGAGATGTCAGCTTACTGATTGGTGGCCCAGAAGGACTTTCACCTGCTTGTAAAGAGGCGGCCAACCAAAGCTGGTGTTTATCAGCTCTCACCTTACCCCATCCTTTGGTTAGGGTTATTGTGGCAGAAAGTCTATACCGAGCTTGGAGTATCAACAATAACCATCCATATCACAGAGAATAA
- the rodA gene encoding rod shape-determining protein RodA yields MGGKTVNHHPYQKSFWQKLHIDLPLLTGILLLMGFGLFVIYSASGEDPAMMERQLVRMTLSLGVMFCFAQINPEILRRWAFPIYLAGIALLVGVELFGTINKGAQRWLNIGFMEFQPSELIKLAFPITMAWYISKFPLPPKKRYLAGGVIILLIPTLLIAKQPDLGTSILVAASGVFVLFLSGMSWLIVGGFVTAILIFLPVLWFFLMHDYQRTRVLTLFNPEQDPLGAGYHIIQSKIAIGSGGLWGKGWLDGTQSQLEFLPERHTDFIFAVIGEEFGLIGSLVLLAMYLFVIGRGLIIASRAQTSFARLLAGSITLTFFVYIFVNIGMVSGILPVVGVPLPLISYGGTSMLTLMTGFGILMSIHTHRRFVDR; encoded by the coding sequence ATGGGCGGTAAAACCGTGAATCATCATCCATATCAAAAATCGTTTTGGCAAAAATTACACATAGACTTGCCATTACTGACGGGCATCTTATTGCTAATGGGATTTGGTCTTTTTGTGATCTATTCTGCCAGTGGTGAAGACCCCGCGATGATGGAACGCCAACTCGTGCGTATGACACTGTCACTAGGTGTCATGTTTTGTTTTGCCCAAATCAACCCCGAAATACTCAGACGCTGGGCATTTCCAATCTACCTAGCCGGAATTGCGTTACTCGTAGGTGTCGAACTATTTGGCACCATTAATAAAGGCGCACAACGTTGGCTAAATATCGGCTTTATGGAGTTTCAACCATCGGAACTCATTAAACTGGCTTTCCCTATCACCATGGCATGGTATATCAGTAAATTCCCACTGCCTCCCAAAAAGCGTTATCTAGCGGGTGGGGTCATTATCCTACTGATCCCAACATTACTGATAGCTAAGCAACCCGACCTAGGTACCTCTATTTTAGTGGCAGCGTCTGGTGTATTCGTGCTATTTCTCTCTGGCATGAGTTGGCTCATTGTGGGCGGCTTTGTTACTGCCATTTTAATCTTTCTACCCGTATTATGGTTTTTCTTGATGCACGATTATCAGCGCACTCGAGTATTAACACTGTTCAATCCTGAACAAGATCCTTTAGGCGCGGGTTATCATATTATCCAATCTAAAATTGCCATTGGCTCTGGTGGATTATGGGGGAAAGGCTGGCTTGACGGCACTCAATCACAACTAGAGTTTTTACCAGAGCGCCATACCGACTTTATTTTTGCGGTAATCGGTGAAGAATTTGGTTTAATAGGTAGTTTAGTGTTACTGGCAATGTACTTATTTGTGATTGGCAGAGGGTTAATTATTGCATCACGAGCACAAACCAGTTTTGCACGCTTATTAGCCGGTAGTATTACCCTAACATTTTTCGTTTATATTTTTGTCAATATTGGCATGGTATCAGGCATTTTGCCCGTAGTAGGTGTACCTTTGCCACTGATAAGTTATGGTGGAACCTCGATGCTGACCTTAATGACAGGCTTTGGTATCTTAATGAGCATTCACACCCACAGACGCTTTGTCGACAGATAG
- a CDS encoding septal ring lytic transglycosylase RlpA family protein, with protein MAINYRFILLIIFSSIFLISCSSNDAKTSPSGKKSRYQMANDRYPDDAPDVSLVKNAQPKYEPYSRQGNRDYTVLGKSYKVLDSGKGFKEQGNASWYGSKFHGHLTSSGETYDMYTMSAAHKNLPIPSYVKVTNLDNNKQIIVRVNDRGPFHHGRVIDLSYAAAYHLGMLAKGTAKVALETIYIPSAEARAISDLTDNENHFIQVAASQNILSINMLAKQLETQYAVTSRVTSINGMHRLQLGPIRQIHLTNELLDRIQSNGYPQSFIVP; from the coding sequence ATGGCCATTAATTACCGTTTCATCTTGTTAATCATTTTCAGCAGCATATTCCTTATAAGCTGTTCGTCTAATGACGCAAAGACATCTCCTTCTGGGAAAAAAAGTCGCTATCAAATGGCTAATGACCGCTATCCTGATGATGCGCCAGATGTCAGTTTGGTTAAAAATGCTCAACCCAAATATGAGCCTTATAGCAGACAAGGTAATCGTGATTACACTGTATTAGGTAAAAGCTATAAAGTGCTAGACAGTGGCAAGGGATTCAAAGAGCAAGGTAATGCATCATGGTATGGATCAAAGTTTCATGGTCATTTAACATCAAGTGGCGAAACTTACGACATGTACACTATGTCTGCGGCACATAAAAACTTACCGATACCAAGCTATGTCAAAGTCACCAATTTAGACAATAATAAGCAAATTATTGTCCGGGTAAATGACCGTGGACCGTTTCATCATGGCCGAGTGATAGACCTCTCTTATGCAGCGGCTTATCATTTAGGCATGCTCGCCAAAGGAACCGCAAAAGTAGCACTTGAGACCATTTATATTCCCTCTGCAGAAGCGCGAGCGATAAGCGACTTAACAGATAATGAGAATCACTTTATTCAAGTTGCTGCATCTCAAAACATATTAAGTATCAATATGCTGGCAAAGCAACTAGAAACTCAATATGCGGTGACCTCTCGCGTCACCTCGATAAATGGTATGCACAGATTGCAATTGGGTCCTATTCGACAAATCCATCTAACTAATGAATTGCTAGATCGTATTCAATCAAATGGCTATCCGCAGAGTTTTATCGTACCGTAA